Proteins encoded within one genomic window of Bos indicus x Bos taurus breed Angus x Brahman F1 hybrid chromosome 18, Bos_hybrid_MaternalHap_v2.0, whole genome shotgun sequence:
- the ZBTB45 gene encoding zinc finger and BTB domain-containing protein 45 isoform X1, translating into MSRAGARRREPRSARAGAGAAGADRRTGCWGRGGARHGAGDSRGCSDQRARRGSRGGGEDAWEPRLKMAAAAAEAVHHIHLQNFSRSLLETLNGQRLGGHFCDVTVRIREASLRAHRCVLAAGSPFFQDKLLLGHSEIRVPPVVPAQTVRQLVEFLYSGSLVVAQGEALQVLTAASVLRIQTVIDECTQIIARARAPAPGAPAPPPAPVPPPLAPAQLRHRLRHLLAARPPGPPGAAHPRKQRQPARLQLPAPPAPAKAESAASDPALTADDGADDDDDEADDETDGEDGEGSGPGEIQAPPAFPDCAAGFLPAAADGTREEPSVPAGLSDYSGPGRDFLRGTSATEDVFPDGYVSAWQEGDQAAPEGCPVETPAPPDCVLSGPRPPGVKTPGPPVALFPFHLGAPGPPAQPSPAPSGPAPAPPPAFYPALQSDAAPSAPLGEAPAPAAAPPVAPSITPARAPGAEPPAYECSHCHKTFSSRKNYTKHMFIHSGEKPHQCAVCWRSFSLRDYLLKHMVTHTGVRAFQCAVCAKRFTQKSSLNVHMRTHRPERAPCPACGKVFSHRALLERHLAAHPAP; encoded by the exons ATGTCGCGGGCCGGGGCGCGGAGGCGGGAACCCAGGTCGGCCAGGGCCGGAGCGGGCGCAGCCGGAGCCGATCGGAGAACGGGTTGCTGGGGTCGGGGGGGCGCGAGGCATGGCGCAGGGGACTCAAGAGGGTGCTCGGACCAGAGGGCACGGCGTGGGTCAAGGGGCGGCGGCGAGGATGCCTGGGAGCCGCGGCTCAAG atggcggcggcggcggcggaggcggtGCACCACATCCACCTGCAGAACTTCTCGAGGTCCCTGCTCGAGACCCTCAACGGGCAGCGGCTGGGCGGGCACTTCTGTGACGTGACGGTCCGCATCCGAGAGGCCTCGCTGCGTGCCCACCGCTGCGTGCTGGCCGCCGGCTCGCCCTTCTTCCAGGACAAGCTGCTGCTCGGCCACTCGGAGATCCGCGTGCCACCGGTGGTGCCCGCGCAGACGGTGCGCCAGCTCGTCGAGTTCCTCTACAGCGGCTCGCTGGTGGTGGCGCAGGGCGAGGCGCTGCAGGTGCTCACCGCCGCGTCGGTGCTGCGCATCCAGACGGTCATAGACGAGTGCACACAGATCATCGCCCGAGCCCGCGCCCCCGCGCCGGGCGCTCCCGCGCCCCCGCCCGCGCCCGTGCCGCCGCCGCTGGCGCCCGCGCAACTGCGCCACCGCCTGCGGCACCTGCTGGCGGCTCGGCCCCCGGGCCCCCCCGGCGCCGCGCACCCGCGCAAGCAGCGCCAACCGGCGCGCCTGCAGCTGCCCGCGCCCCCCGCGCCCGCCAAGGCGGAGAGCGCGGCCTCCGACCCCGCGCTGACCGCGGACGACGGCGCGGACGATGACGACGACGAGGCCGACGACGAGACCGACGGCGAGGACGGCGAGGGCAGCGGCCCCGGGGAGATCCAGGCGCCCCCTGCCTTCCCCGACTGCGCCGCGGGCTTCCTGCCCGCCGCGGCGGATGGCACGCGGGAGGAGCCGTCTGTGCCCGCCGGCCTCTCGGATTACAGCGGGCCCGGCAGGGACTTCCTCCGGGGGACCTCGGCCACCGAAGACGTGTTCCCCGACGGCTACGTCTCCGCCTGGCAAGAGGGCGATCAGGCTGCCCCCGAAGGCTGTCCGGTCGAGACCCCTGCCCCTCCCGACTGCGTCCTGTCGGGGCCCCGCCCACCTGGCGTGAAGACCCCCGGGCCGCCCGTGGCGCTTTTCCCCTTCCACCTGGGAGCCCCCGGGCCGCCGGCGCAACCCTCTCCTGCGCCCTCGGGGCCGGCCCCTGCGCCCCCGCCCGCCTTCTACCCAGCGCTGCAGTCGGACGCAGCTCCCAGCGCGCCACTAGGGGAGGCCCCGGCCCCAGCGGCTGCGCCCCCCGTGGCCCCCTCGATCACTCCCGCGCGCGCCCCAGGTGCCGAGCCGCCCGCCTACGAGTGCAGCCACTGCCACAAGACGTTCAGCTCTCGAAAAAACTACACCAAGCACATGTTCATCCACTCGG GGGAGAAGCCCCATCAGTGCGCCGTGTGCTGGAGATCCTTCTCGCTGCGTGACTACCTGCTCAAGCACATGGTCACGCACACTGGCGTGCGCGCCTTCCAGTGCGCCGTCTGCGCCAAGCGCTTCACGCAGAAAAGCTCGTTGAACGTGCACATGCGCACCCACCGGCCGGAGCGCGCGCCCTGCCCCGCCTGCGGCAAGGTCTTCTCGCACCGCGCGCTGCTGGAGCGCCACCTGGCCGCGCACCCTGCGCCCTGA
- the ZBTB45 gene encoding zinc finger and BTB domain-containing protein 45 isoform X2 yields the protein MAAAAAEAVHHIHLQNFSRSLLETLNGQRLGGHFCDVTVRIREASLRAHRCVLAAGSPFFQDKLLLGHSEIRVPPVVPAQTVRQLVEFLYSGSLVVAQGEALQVLTAASVLRIQTVIDECTQIIARARAPAPGAPAPPPAPVPPPLAPAQLRHRLRHLLAARPPGPPGAAHPRKQRQPARLQLPAPPAPAKAESAASDPALTADDGADDDDDEADDETDGEDGEGSGPGEIQAPPAFPDCAAGFLPAAADGTREEPSVPAGLSDYSGPGRDFLRGTSATEDVFPDGYVSAWQEGDQAAPEGCPVETPAPPDCVLSGPRPPGVKTPGPPVALFPFHLGAPGPPAQPSPAPSGPAPAPPPAFYPALQSDAAPSAPLGEAPAPAAAPPVAPSITPARAPGAEPPAYECSHCHKTFSSRKNYTKHMFIHSGEKPHQCAVCWRSFSLRDYLLKHMVTHTGVRAFQCAVCAKRFTQKSSLNVHMRTHRPERAPCPACGKVFSHRALLERHLAAHPAP from the exons atggcggcggcggcggcggaggcggtGCACCACATCCACCTGCAGAACTTCTCGAGGTCCCTGCTCGAGACCCTCAACGGGCAGCGGCTGGGCGGGCACTTCTGTGACGTGACGGTCCGCATCCGAGAGGCCTCGCTGCGTGCCCACCGCTGCGTGCTGGCCGCCGGCTCGCCCTTCTTCCAGGACAAGCTGCTGCTCGGCCACTCGGAGATCCGCGTGCCACCGGTGGTGCCCGCGCAGACGGTGCGCCAGCTCGTCGAGTTCCTCTACAGCGGCTCGCTGGTGGTGGCGCAGGGCGAGGCGCTGCAGGTGCTCACCGCCGCGTCGGTGCTGCGCATCCAGACGGTCATAGACGAGTGCACACAGATCATCGCCCGAGCCCGCGCCCCCGCGCCGGGCGCTCCCGCGCCCCCGCCCGCGCCCGTGCCGCCGCCGCTGGCGCCCGCGCAACTGCGCCACCGCCTGCGGCACCTGCTGGCGGCTCGGCCCCCGGGCCCCCCCGGCGCCGCGCACCCGCGCAAGCAGCGCCAACCGGCGCGCCTGCAGCTGCCCGCGCCCCCCGCGCCCGCCAAGGCGGAGAGCGCGGCCTCCGACCCCGCGCTGACCGCGGACGACGGCGCGGACGATGACGACGACGAGGCCGACGACGAGACCGACGGCGAGGACGGCGAGGGCAGCGGCCCCGGGGAGATCCAGGCGCCCCCTGCCTTCCCCGACTGCGCCGCGGGCTTCCTGCCCGCCGCGGCGGATGGCACGCGGGAGGAGCCGTCTGTGCCCGCCGGCCTCTCGGATTACAGCGGGCCCGGCAGGGACTTCCTCCGGGGGACCTCGGCCACCGAAGACGTGTTCCCCGACGGCTACGTCTCCGCCTGGCAAGAGGGCGATCAGGCTGCCCCCGAAGGCTGTCCGGTCGAGACCCCTGCCCCTCCCGACTGCGTCCTGTCGGGGCCCCGCCCACCTGGCGTGAAGACCCCCGGGCCGCCCGTGGCGCTTTTCCCCTTCCACCTGGGAGCCCCCGGGCCGCCGGCGCAACCCTCTCCTGCGCCCTCGGGGCCGGCCCCTGCGCCCCCGCCCGCCTTCTACCCAGCGCTGCAGTCGGACGCAGCTCCCAGCGCGCCACTAGGGGAGGCCCCGGCCCCAGCGGCTGCGCCCCCCGTGGCCCCCTCGATCACTCCCGCGCGCGCCCCAGGTGCCGAGCCGCCCGCCTACGAGTGCAGCCACTGCCACAAGACGTTCAGCTCTCGAAAAAACTACACCAAGCACATGTTCATCCACTCGG GGGAGAAGCCCCATCAGTGCGCCGTGTGCTGGAGATCCTTCTCGCTGCGTGACTACCTGCTCAAGCACATGGTCACGCACACTGGCGTGCGCGCCTTCCAGTGCGCCGTCTGCGCCAAGCGCTTCACGCAGAAAAGCTCGTTGAACGTGCACATGCGCACCCACCGGCCGGAGCGCGCGCCCTGCCCCGCCTGCGGCAAGGTCTTCTCGCACCGCGCGCTGCTGGAGCGCCACCTGGCCGCGCACCCTGCGCCCTGA